Genomic window (Candidatus Bathyarchaeota archaeon):
TCTATCTTTACTCCTAGAAACTCTAGACCTTCACATGTCTTTACTCTGTATATGGGCTGATTCTCGCCTACACCTGCTGTAAATATTATTGTATCTACTCCTCCCATAGCAGCCGCGTATGCTCCAATATACTTTCTGAGTCTGTAACATTCCATTTCCATAGCCAGTTTGCATCTTTCATCTCCTTTTTTCGCCGCCTCGATTATGTCTCTTCTATCGACATATCTGCCTGTCACCCCTAACAGCCCACTCCTCTCATTCAGGATCCTACTCATCTCCTCAACATCGAATCCACATCTACTCATCATATGTAATGGTATTGCAGGGTCTATGTCTCCGCATCTGGTTCCCATCACAGCACCCTCCAACGGTGTGAAGCCCATGCTGTGGTCGAATGCGACTCCCTCCTTCACTGCTGTTATGCTTACTCCGTTACCGATGTGGAGACTGACCATTTTCAGCTCTGAAGGTTTCCTATGGAGTAGGGCTGCCGCTCTTCTTGAGACGTATAGGTGGGATGTTCCGTGGAATCCGTATCGTCTAACCTTGTATCTCTCATACCATTCGTATGGTAGTGCATACGTGTGGATGTGTCTTGGGATCGTTGAGAAGAAGGCTGTGTCGAAGACCGCTATGTTGGGTTTATCGGGCATCTGATTCATGGAGGCTCTGATTCCTGAGAGGTTTGGTGGATTATGTAGAGGTGCAAGCTCAGAATATTCCTCGATCGCCTCTATAACTTCCTTATCTATCAATACTGACTGGTTGAAATTTTCTCCGCCGTGGACGACCCTGTGGCCGACAGCATCGATCTCAGAGACACTCTTTACAACACCATACTCCATATCTGTGATGAATTTAAGCATCAGCTTTATTGCAGCGTCATGGTTTGGGGAATCACATTTCGTGGAGACGGCTCTCTTCCCGTAATGTTTTATTGTTGAGTCGCCGAAGCCAACCCTCTCAACTATTCCATTGCAGAGTCTTCTCCGTCCAGGAATCTCCCATAGGGTATATTTTACAGAGGAGCTTCCACAGTTAAGGGTTAGAATGTTCAAGGCCGGTCCATAAGTTAACTGGATGATCTTGTAGATGAAGAGTACGTTTATCTTCTTTTAGAGCAGCCTTCACGATTGCAGGTTAGATAGTGGCAGTTACACTGTAAACCTAATCTCTGTGTAGCGCAAGCATTTCATGAGTTGCATTCCTTTTCATTCTCCTTCGTGAGCATATGTGCCTTGAGATTCTTGTATTTGGTGACGCATCTATGTGATGTTTTTCCTCCTCTAGAGAGGGCCCACTGGACTAATGGCTCTATCGCTCTCCAAAGTTCTTTTCCATCGTCGGTCAGGGAGTATTGGACCTTGGGAGGTATCTCAGCCATATACTTCCTCTGAACGAGTCCTTGTGTACAGAGTGTTTTTAGGGTGTCTGCCAGCGACTTTGGGCTTATACCCTTCAACTCATCCATCAATTCATTATATCTCAACACTTTATGGTTTCCTAATGTGTTGATCACTAGTAGTGCCCACTTTTTACTGACTACATCCATCGTCTCCTCTACGAAGCATAGGCAGTTGCATTTACTTTCCTCAGCCATAGTGACTATGCTCCTATACACTTTATAGTTTAAATACTATAAAAAGTATATCTTAGCCGGTGTCTGGAATGTGCAGCAAGTCGGAGTGCATATATCCAGAGAGACTGAAAGAGGCTCCTGAGAGGTGCAGTCTGGAACAGATAGCTGAATGTCACCCCAACATGAAAGAACATCCATGCGCGAGGAAAGAGACCTGACCTAAAACAACCAAAACACATGCGGCTCATGGTCAACAATTTTTCTTCAACGCTAGAGGTGATTCGGAGATGAATGCGGCAGTTGAGGCTTCAGACCTAACGAAGTCTTACGGAGAGACTCTTGCTGTAAACCATCTCACCTTCAGAGTTGAGGGAGGCGAGTTCTTCGGTTTCCTAGGTCCTAACGGCGCTGGGAAGACTACTACGATTCGAATCCTAACATGTGTGGTCAAGCCTGATCACGGTTCAGCATCCGTTATGGGATATAACATATTGAGGGAACCTCTAAGAGCAAAGCAGGTGATGGGTATACTGCCTGAGATGTCCAACGCCTACGTCGATTTGACGGCTTGGCAGAACATGATGTTTATGGGAGAGCTTTATGGTGTACCTGCAGAAAGTAGGAGGAGGCGGGCTGAAACCCTTCTCAGGAAGTTTGGTATCTACGATAGAAGGGATCAGCCTGTCAAGGGATTCTCTAAAGGGATGAAGCAGAGACTTCTGATCTGTATGGCCTTGATAAATGAGCCTGAGATCCTTTTCCTAGATGAGCCTACAGGAGGCCTGGATGTTCAAAGTGCTAGACTCATAAGAAGTATGTTATTTGAGCTGAATCAGGATGGGACCACAATATTTCTGACAACCCATAATATGGATGAGGCTGACCAACTATGTGACAGAGTAGCCATAATCGATAAAGGTAGAATAATCGCTCTAGACCGACCTGAGAGACTTCGGTCACTCAGTAGGAAACTGCAGTCGATTGAGGTGGCTTTCGATAAGTCGATAGACATTAAATCTATGATTAAGATTGGCGGGGTCGTTGAAGTCAAGGAGATTGGTGATAAGATAAGACTTTATACTGAGGACCCTGACAGCCTACTCCGCCGGTTGGTGGAATATGCTCAAACAAACGGATTGAAGTTTGTTGACCTGAAATTTTTGACTCCTAGTCTTGAAGATGTCTTTGTCGCTATGACTGGGCCTAAGTTGGAGTGATCGATGCGTAACCATGTTGATGTAGGCTTGTCACATCAGCTTAGAAGGGCCTTTGCAATCTGTAAGAAGGACATTCGCATCTACTACCTGAAGGCTCCAGTGATAGTGATGGGGATACTGTTTCCAACTTTCATGTTCGCAGCCTTCCTGATAGGTAGAGACCTTGACGTCAACTTCTTAATGTCGAACCTGACGGTTGTAACCGTCTTCTTCACATCTACAGCAGTCACACCTATAGTCATGCCCTGGGAGACTAGGTCGAAGACTCTTGAGAGACTCATATCCTGTCCGGTGTCGGTCTCAACAATAATATTTGGAGACATCCTAGCTTCCTTCATATTTGGCATAGTCTTCTCACTCGTTCCACTCATCATAGGCCTGAATCTAGGTGTGAAAGTTTTGTACCCGCTAACATTTCTGTCAGGGATAGTGTTGGCATCTTTCTGCTTCTCATCTCTAGCAGCCATCTTCTCAACTCCTCCAACAGATATTCCGGCCAATGCGATGATGCTTTCAACCCTCATAAGGTTCCCACTCCTATTCATAAGCGGAGTCTTCATTCCAATCGAGAATCTTCCGAGTTGGGGTGTAACAGTTGCTTCAGTTTCGCCCCTAACATACTTCACAGATCTTACCATATACTCAATAACAGGGGCCTCACATTACCATGTATCTCTCGACTTTACGATTCTAGCAGGCTTCACCATCTTCTTCCTTTGGGTCTCTGTGAAATTGCATGAAAGGAACATGTCAAAGAGAATGTAGCAACCTCATCCACCAATCTGTCCTAATAGAGATGCATAGCCGTTCAGATTATCTTCACCACGAAAAACTCAATATGCATCTCATACAGTTTAAGTGGTGTAATATTAAATACCATAGAGCAAGACATCCTCAGCATGTACAATAGCACAATCAATTCCAGCATTAACATTCACTTCAAGCTCATTCTCTATCTTCTCATATGGATACCAGCATAGAGGCCTAAGGTTGTGCTGCAGAAATCGCATCCCCGTCCAATTTCTATAAGACCATTTATTGAAGGATTCTTTATCTCTGGTATCTCATCTAGATTTGGCGAATCTTTCAAGTCAACCTCATGGAATCTTGGGAGCTCCTCCCCTTCAATCGCCTTCCTGAATATTTCTGTGATAATGTTTTCAGCCTCGCCTTCTATGATACAGTCGATTCCATGCTGTGTTGCAAAGTCTTCCTAAGCTTAAGTTGCCATGCGCCGGGGCCACCGACAACTATTTTGAAACCTTTCTTCTTAGCCTCCACAACTTCAGGCTTCTCTAATAATAGCTGAAAATACTTTGCAACGTAAGGCTCTCTCCGGTCTTTAATATTCTTGAAAAAGTGGATGAGGAGAGGCCTATTCCGAATGGGTCCATAACATAGATTCCTAGGACTTTTGCCTCAACTTTTCTAAGGCCGTAAGATGCCTGGAGCGGCACACCATTCAGTCTTTACCGGTGGAAAAAATAACATTTTAAAGAAACATTCAGGGACAATATTTGGCGGTGCAGTCGTTCCAAAGCCAAGAAAGTCGTTATTGTGATAGTTGCTCATAAGAGTCCGGTCTGCAGTCAACA
Coding sequences:
- a CDS encoding ABC transporter permease, with protein sequence MRNHVDVGLSHQLRRAFAICKKDIRIYYLKAPVIVMGILFPTFMFAAFLIGRDLDVNFLMSNLTVVTVFFTSTAVTPIVMPWETRSKTLERLISCPVSVSTIIFGDILASFIFGIVFSLVPLIIGLNLGVKVLYPLTFLSGIVLASFCFSSLAAIFSTPPTDIPANAMMLSTLIRFPLLFISGVFIPIENLPSWGVTVASVSPLTYFTDLTIYSITGASHYHVSLDFTILAGFTIFFLWVSVKLHERNMSKRM
- a CDS encoding acetate kinase, producing the protein MNILTLNCGSSSVKYTLWEIPGRRRLCNGIVERVGFGDSTIKHYGKRAVSTKCDSPNHDAAIKLMLKFITDMEYGVVKSVSEIDAVGHRVVHGGENFNQSVLIDKEVIEAIEEYSELAPLHNPPNLSGIRASMNQMPDKPNIAVFDTAFFSTIPRHIHTYALPYEWYERYKVRRYGFHGTSHLYVSRRAAALLHRKPSELKMVSLHIGNGVSITAVKEGVAFDHSMGFTPLEGAVMGTRCGDIDPAIPLHMMSRCGFDVEEMSRILNERSGLLGVTGRYVDRRDIIEAAKKGDERCKLAMEMECYRLRKYIGAYAAAMGGVDTIIFTAGVGENQPIYRVKTCEGLEFLGVKI
- a CDS encoding ATP-binding cassette domain-containing protein, with protein sequence MNAAVEASDLTKSYGETLAVNHLTFRVEGGEFFGFLGPNGAGKTTTIRILTCVVKPDHGSASVMGYNILREPLRAKQVMGILPEMSNAYVDLTAWQNMMFMGELYGVPAESRRRRAETLLRKFGIYDRRDQPVKGFSKGMKQRLLICMALINEPEILFLDEPTGGLDVQSARLIRSMLFELNQDGTTIFLTTHNMDEADQLCDRVAIIDKGRIIALDRPERLRSLSRKLQSIEVAFDKSIDIKSMIKIGGVVEVKEIGDKIRLYTEDPDSLLRRLVEYAQTNGLKFVDLKFLTPSLEDVFVAMTGPKLE
- a CDS encoding helix-turn-helix transcriptional regulator is translated as MAEESKCNCLCFVEETMDVVSKKWALLVINTLGNHKVLRYNELMDELKGISPKSLADTLKTLCTQGLVQRKYMAEIPPKVQYSLTDDGKELWRAIEPLVQWALSRGGKTSHRCVTKYKNLKAHMLTKENEKECNS